The following are encoded together in the Odocoileus virginianus isolate 20LAN1187 ecotype Illinois chromosome 28, Ovbor_1.2, whole genome shotgun sequence genome:
- the SYVN1 gene encoding E3 ubiquitin-protein ligase synoviolin, producing MFRTAVMMAASLALTGAVVAHAYYLKHQFYPTVVYLTKSSPSMAVLYIQAFVLVFLLGKVMGKVFFGQLRAAEMEHLLERSWYAVTETCLAFTVFRDDFSPRFVALFTLLLFLKCFHWLAEDRVDFMERSPNISWLFHCRIVSLMFLLGILDFLFVSHAYHSILTRGASVQLVFGFEYAILMTMVLTIFIKYVLHSVDLQSENPWDNKAVYMLYTELFTGFIKVLLYMAFMTIMIKVHTFPLFAIRPMYLAMRQFKKAVTDAIMSRRAIRNMNTLYPDATPEELQAMDNVCIICREEMVTGAKRLPCNHIFHTSCLRSWFQRQQTCPTCRMDVLRASLPTQSPPPPEPADQGPPPAPHAPPLLPQPPNFPQGLLPPFPPGMFPLWPPMGPFPPVPPPPGSGEAAAPPSTSAAALSRPSGAATATAAAAASAPAPGPASSPEASPAPGFPFPPPWMGMPLPPPFAFPPMPVPPAGFAGLTPEELRALEGHERQHLEARLQSLRNIHTLLDAAMLQINQYLTVLASLGPPRPATTANPTEETAPTAVAATSSTSSPSSEATTPSLGASPPAPEPEKPSAPESAGTEELPEDGEPDAAELRRRRLQKLESPVAH from the exons ATGTTCCGAACTGCCGTAATGATGGCGGCCAGCCTGGCGCTGACCGGGGCCGTGGTGGCTCATGCTTACTACCTCAAGCACCAGTTCTACCCCACGGTGGTGTACCTGACGAAGTCTAGCCCCAGCATGGCA GTCCTGTATATCCAGGCCTTTGTCCTTGTCTTCCTCTTGGGCAAGGTGATGGGCAAGGTGTTTTTCGGACAGCTGAGGGCAGCAGAGATGGAG CACCTTCTGGAACGTTCCTGGTATGCTGTCACTGAGACTTGTCTGGCCTTCACCGTCTTTCGGGATGACTTCAGCCCCCGCTTTGTTGCTCTCTTtactctccttctcttcctcaagTGTTTTCACTGGCTGGCTGAGGACCGTGTGGACTTC ATGGAACGCAGCCCCAATATCTCCTGGCTCTTTCACTGCCGCATTGTCT CCCTTATGTTCCTCCTGGGTATCCTGGACTTCCTCTTCGTCAGCCATGCCTATCACAGCATCCTGACCCGAGGGGCCTCTGTGCAGCTGGTGTTTGGCTTTGAG TACGCCATCCTGATGACCATGGTGCTCACCATCTTCATCAAGTATGTGCTACACTCCGTGGACCTTCAGAGCGAGAATCCCTGGGACAACAAGGCTGTGTACATGCTCTACACTGAGCTGTTCACAG GCTTCATCAAGGTTCTGCTGTACATGGCTTTCATGACCATCATGATCAAGGTGCACACGTTCCCTCTCTTCGCCATCCGGCCGATGTACCTGGCCATGAG GCAGTTCAAGAAAGCTGTGACTGACGCCATCATGTCTCGCCGAGCTATCCGCAACATGAACACACT GTATCCAGACGCCACCCCAGAGGAACTGCAGGCGATGGACAATGTCTGCATTATCTGCCGAGAAGAGATGGTGACTGGTGCCAAGAGACTACCCTGCAACCACATATTCCATACCAG CTGCCTGCGCTCCTGGTTCCAGCGGCAGCAGACCTGCCCCACCTGCCGTATGGACGTCCTTCGGGCATCACTGCCGACCCAGTCACCGCCGCCCCCTGAGCCTGCAGATCAGGGGCCACCACCTGCCCCCCATGCCCCAccactcctgccccagccccccaaCT TCCCCCAGggcctcctgcctcccttccctccaggcATGTTCCCACTGTGGCCCCCCATGGGCCCCTTTCCACCTGTCCCACCTCCCCCCGGCTCAGGAGAGGCTGCGGCCCCTCCGTCCACCAGTGCAG CGGCCCTTTCTCGGCCCAGTGGAGCAGCCACAGCCACAGCCGCTGCTGCCGCCTCGGCCCCAGCAcctggccctgcctcctccccggaggccagccctgcccccggcttcccgttcccccctccctgGATGGGCATGCCCCTGCCTCCGCCCTTTG cCTTCCCCCCGATGCCTGTGCCTCCCGCAGGCTTTGCCGGCTTGACCCCAGAGGAGCTGCGGGCTCTGGAAGGCCATGAGCGACAGCACCTGGAGGCCCGGCTACAGAGCCTGCGCAACATCCACACGCTGCTGGACGCCGCTATGCTGCAGATCAACCAGTACCTCACCGTGCTCGCCTCCCTGGG GCCCCCCCGGCCTGCCACCACAGCTAACCCCACTGAGGAGACTGCCCCTACCGCTGTTGCTGCCACCTCTTCCACCAGCAGCCCCAGCTCTGAGGCCACCACTCCATCCCTGGGAgcctccccaccagcccctgAACCTGAAAAGCCTTCAG CTCCTGAGTCAGCAGGCACAGAGGAGCTGCCTGAGGATGGGGAGCCTGACGCAGCAGAGCTGCGCCGCCGCCGTCTACAAAAGCTGGAGTCCCCTGTTGCCCACTGA